The Amycolatopsis endophytica genome includes the window CCGCCACACCGCCGCTCCGCTCGCGATCGCGCGCGGTGGGGCCGTCACGGTGCTCCAGCAGGGCGAACAACGAGAGAATGGCCCCTGTGGCACGCATGTATGTGGCATGCCCCGGGGCGGTTCTCGCGTGGAAAGACGAAAGCGGCCCGTCCACCTGCGTAAACGGACCGCTGCCGGTCGGGCTGACAGGATTTGAACCTGCGACCCCGTGACCTCCAGTCGCGGAACGGCTGAGCGGCGTGCCACGGCCTGTTCTTCCAGGTCACCTTCAACTGTGACCGGCCGAGAAAGTTTCGCGAGTTGATCCGACGAACCAACGGGCGAACCCGGCCAGCGCCTCCGGGACGACGTCGGACGGCTCGTTGACCAGCGCGGTCATGCCACCACCTCCACTCCACGCCAGGTCAGCGCACCGGAGGTGTCCCGCTCGAGGGACACCGGCCCCCCACCGGGGAAGTGCGCGGGCAGCAGCGTGATGCCCTCGTCGGCGCAGCGCGCCAGCAGGGCCGCGCGCGTCCGGCGGGCCTGCGAGCGGTCGCTGTCGCCGGCCTGGCTGAGGTCCGGCAGCTCCAGCTGGACCGGGTGGTGGATGACGTCGCCGCTGATCACGGCCCGTTCCCGGCCCCGGATCTCGATGACGCAGTGTCCCGGGGTGTGGCCGGGCGCCGCGACCGCCACGACCTCCGTACCGTCCCACGAAGCCAGCACCTGCTCCGAGGCCAGCGACAGACGGCGGGCGCGGCCGAGGACCGGCTGGACGCTGTCTTCGTAGAGCGCCGGGAAATCGCTCACCCCCTGCGCGGCCAGCGACTCCACGAACGCGAGCTCCTCGTCGAAGAACACGTGCGTCGCGTTCGGGAAGGTCGGCACCCACCGGCCGTCCACGAGCGTCGTGTTCCAGCCGCAGTGGTCGGGATGCAGGTGGGTGCTCACCACCAGGCCGACCTCCGCGGGGTCGAAACCGGCGGCGGCGAACCGGTCCGGGTAGTCGGTCGCGAAGTGGTGGTGCGCCGGCAGGTTCGGGCGCTCCTTGTGGTTGCCGTTGCCGGGATCCACGACGATGACCTGCCCGCCGAGCCGGATCACGTACGTGTGGATCGCCAGCACGAGTTCGCCGCTCGAGGGATCCACGGAGGTGGGCGCGTACCGCGACCGCGTCCTCCCGGCTTCGGCCTCGGTGATCTCCGGGAACAGCTCCGTGGGCGCGAACGCCCAGTGTTCCCGCTCGGTGATCCGTGTGATGGCGGCGGCGCCGACCCGCATCTGCATACCCCGACTCTGCTCCCCGCCCCCGCGAGGCACAACGGCGCAGTCTCGATCAATGGGACTTCCTCCTTGCGGCCGGCCCGCCGACCGGCTGAACTGCGGGCACGCTGCAGCGTGTTCGCAACGACGCGCACGAAAGGAGCGGTGGATGACCACTGCCGACACCGCCATCGAAGCCAGTGTGATCCGCAAGCTGACCTGGCGTTTCCTGCCCTTCCTCGGGCTGTGCTACATCGTCTTGTACATGGACCGCCTCAACATCGGGGTGGCGGCGCTGACGATGAACGCCGACCTGGGGCTGTCCGCCACGGCGTTCGGTCTCGCCGCGGGCATCTACTTCTGGAGCTACACGGTCTGCGAGGTGCCGAGCAACCTCGTCCTCGCCAAGGTCGGCGCCCGACGCTGGATCCCGCGCATCATGATCACCTGGGGCCTGGTCACGATCGGCACGGCGTTCGTCCAGGGCGCGGGCAGCCTCTCGGTCGCCCGCGTGCTGCTCGGCATCGCCGAAGCCGGCTTCTCCCCGGGTGCCCTGTACTTCGTCACGCGCTGGTTCCCCTACCGCGCCCGCGCGCGGGCGATGGGCTGGATCATCACCTGCATCTGCCTGTCCGGCGTCACCGCGCCGATCTCCGCCCACCTGCTGGAGCTCGACGGTCTGGCCGGGCTCGCGGGCTGGCGGTGGCTGTTCGTCATCACCGGTATCCCGGCAGTCATCATGGGTTTCCTGTGCTACCGCGTGCTCAGGGACCGGCCCGCCGACGCGAAGTGGCTCACCCCCGAGGAACGCACGTGGCTCGAACGGACGATGGACGCCGAACACCGCCGCAACGAGCAGCGGCACTCGATGTCGATCCTGCGCGGCCTCACCGACGTGCGTGTCCTCGTGCTCTGCCTGGTGTTCCTGACCGTCACGTTCGGGCTCAACGGGTACAGCATCTGGATGCCGCAGATCCTCGCCACGTTCGGCTGGGACAAGCTCGCGATCGGCTGGATCGGGGCGATCCCGCCGCTGCTGGCGATCGTGCCGATGCTGCTGTGGACCCGCCGCTCCGACCGGCGCCGGGAACGCGTGTGGCACTTCGCGATCCCGATGCTCGTCTCCGCGGCCGGGTTCCTCTACGCCGCGGCGAACCTGCACACGCCGCTCGCCGCGATGGCCGGTTTCAGTCTCGCCGCCATCGGCCTCTACGCCGCGATGTCGATCTTCTTCCTGCTGCCGAGCGCCATGCTCAGCGGGGTCGCGGCCGCGGCCGGCCTGGCACTGATCAACGGCCTGGGCAACCTCGGCGGGTTCTTCGGCCCGCAGGTCACCGGCATCATCAAGGACGCCACTGGCAGCTTCGTCTGGGCGGTGATCGCGTTCGGCCTCGTGCTCGCCCTCGGCGCCGCACTCGCGGTGGCGCTCAGCCGCAACCGGGCCATGCGCGAGGCGCTCAGCGACCACTGGCAGGACCAGGAAGCCGCCGCGCTGGCGGCCGGGACACCCGGAGGGGGCAAGTGAGCAGGCTGTTCGGGCCGATCAGGCAGAACGGGTACGTCGTGCGCGACGTTCGCAAGGCCATGGAGCACTGGATCGAGGTGATGGGCGTCGGGCCGTTCTTCTTCGTCGAACGCCTTCCCGTGCAGCGGTTGCGCTACCGCGACGAGCCCAGTTCCGCGGCGATCAGCGTCGCGCTCGCGCAGAGCGGCGGGGTGCAGATCGAGTTGATCCAGCAACTCGACGACGAGCCGTCCGCGTTCCGCGATTTCCGCGCCGACCACGGCGAGGGCCTGCATCACGTCGCGTTCTGGACGACCGACTTCGACACCGACCTCACGCGCGCCGAGCGCGGCGGGCTCACCGTCGTCCAGTCAGGACGGTCGGGCAAGGGCGGCCCGGATGAGCGGTTCGTGTACTTCGACACGACCGGACATTCGGGCACCATGATCGAACTGTCGGAGATCAGCGGCGACAAGGGCCGCGTGTTCGGCAAGGTGGCCGACGCCGCCGTCGGCTGGGACGGCTCCGACCCGATCCGGGAGATGAACTCATGACACGCACGGTCATCGTGTCCGGCGGTGCCTCCGGCATCGGGCTGGCGACGGTGGAGCGCCTGCTCGACGACGGCTGGCGCGCGGTGGTCGCCGACCGCGGCACCGCCGCACTGGACCAGGCGCGGGCCCGGCTGGCCGGCCACGCGGACGTCCGGTTCGAGCAGCTCGACGTCACCGACGAGGACGCGGTCGAAGCCGCGGTCGCCCGGGTCGACGAGGACTTCGGGCCGGTTCGCGGCGTCGTCACCGCCGCCGGGATCGGCTCGGCCACCTCGTTCCTGGACAGCAGCCCGCAGCTGTTCCGGCAGGTGCTCGAGGTGAACCTCACGGGCACGTTCCTGCTGGCCAGGGCTGCGGCCCGGAGCATGGTCCGCACCGGCGGCGGGGCGATCGTGACGATCTCCTCGGTGTCCGGGACACGCGGAAGCCCCGGCCGGGCGGCCTACAGCGCGTCCAAGGGCGGGGTCATCACCATGACCAAGGTGATGGCACTGGAACTCGGGCCGCTCGGCGTCCGCGCCAACTGCGTCGCCCCCGGCGCCACCGAGACGCCCCTGGTGACCGAGGTGCACACACCGGAGGTCCGGGCCGCGATCCTGCCCGCCATCCCGCTCGGCCGGTACGCGCAGCCGCGCGAGACCGCCGAGGCCATCGCGTTCCTGCTCGACGAGCGCTCCGCCTTCGTGACCGGGCAGACGCTGACCGTCGACGGGGGACAGACCGCGGGCGCCGGCTGGAGCCTGCCCCGCACGGAGGTGGCCTCGTGAAGAAACTGATCATCGGCGTGCACCCGAACGAGAACGCCATGCGGACCGAGAACCCGAACATCCCCTGGAGCGCCGGGGAAATCGCCCGCGACGCGGCCGCCGCCCGTGCCGCGGGCGCGGCGGTGATGCACTTTCACGCGCGCACCCCCGACGGCGGCGCCGACCACAGCGCCGCCGCGTACGCCGCGGCCATGCGCACCATCCGCGAGCGCACCGACATCCTGCTGGCGCCCTCGCTCGCGAACGCGCCCGGGGCCACGATCGACGAACGGCTCGCCAACGTCGTGGACAACGCCGGTGACCCGATGACGCGTGCGGACTTCCTCGCCGTCGACGCCGGCTGCGCGAACCTCGACCGGTACGACTGGGCGGCGCACGAGTTCACGAGCACCGGCAAGGTGTTCGTCAACGACACCGCCGGGATCCAGCAGGTCCTGCGCACCGCCCGCGAGATCGGCATGAAGCCGTTGCTGGCCTCGTTCAACGTCAGCTGGACCCGCGGCATCGCGGCGCTGCTCGACTCCGGCGCGATCGACGAACCGGCGTTCCTGCTGCTGGTACTGGGCGGACCGGAGTTCGTCGCCGCCCACCCCGGCACCAGGGCCGGGCTCGAAGCGCAGCTCGCGTTCCTGCCCGAAGATCGGCGCATCGAGTGGGCGGTGAGCGTGCACGCGGGCAACGTCCTCGACGTCGCGGGCTTCGCGATCGACCGCGGCGGGCACGTCGCGATCGGGCTCGGCGACCACCCCCACCTCGAACTCGGTGCGCCGACCAACGCCGACCTCGTCGCCAGGGTCGCCGACCTCGCCCGCGAACGCGGCCGGGACGTCGCCACACCCGCGGAAGCCGCGGAGATGCTGGGAATGCCGCCGGCGCGGCCGCGGATCGTGCTCAACGGCGGCGGTCCCCGGGTGAGCGTGATGGACTCCGTGTCCTACGCCTCCACCGCCGACGCCGGCCACGTCATCGTCACCGGATCGCACGGCGGCACCAGCGCGGGCGAGTACGCGCGCCAGTTCGGCGTGTCCTGCCTGGTCGCCAACGACGCCGGGTTCGGCAAGAACGACGCCGGAATC containing:
- a CDS encoding 3-keto-5-aminohexanoate cleavage protein — translated: MKKLIIGVHPNENAMRTENPNIPWSAGEIARDAAAARAAGAAVMHFHARTPDGGADHSAAAYAAAMRTIRERTDILLAPSLANAPGATIDERLANVVDNAGDPMTRADFLAVDAGCANLDRYDWAAHEFTSTGKVFVNDTAGIQQVLRTAREIGMKPLLASFNVSWTRGIAALLDSGAIDEPAFLLLVLGGPEFVAAHPGTRAGLEAQLAFLPEDRRIEWAVSVHAGNVLDVAGFAIDRGGHVAIGLGDHPHLELGAPTNADLVARVADLARERGRDVATPAEAAEMLGMPPARPRIVLNGGGPRVSVMDSVSYASTADAGHVIVTGSHGGTSAGEYARQFGVSCLVANDAGFGKNDAGIAGLKEIDAAGIAGIAVGHDTARIGDGTDVWEHGVITFVNDTARRQGFRVGARLRDDIVRITRGEPRAC
- a CDS encoding MBL fold metallo-hydrolase; amino-acid sequence: MQMRVGAAAITRITEREHWAFAPTELFPEITEAEAGRTRSRYAPTSVDPSSGELVLAIHTYVIRLGGQVIVVDPGNGNHKERPNLPAHHHFATDYPDRFAAAGFDPAEVGLVVSTHLHPDHCGWNTTLVDGRWVPTFPNATHVFFDEELAFVESLAAQGVSDFPALYEDSVQPVLGRARRLSLASEQVLASWDGTEVVAVAAPGHTPGHCVIEIRGRERAVISGDVIHHPVQLELPDLSQAGDSDRSQARRTRAALLARCADEGITLLPAHFPGGGPVSLERDTSGALTWRGVEVVA
- a CDS encoding MFS transporter; this encodes MTTADTAIEASVIRKLTWRFLPFLGLCYIVLYMDRLNIGVAALTMNADLGLSATAFGLAAGIYFWSYTVCEVPSNLVLAKVGARRWIPRIMITWGLVTIGTAFVQGAGSLSVARVLLGIAEAGFSPGALYFVTRWFPYRARARAMGWIITCICLSGVTAPISAHLLELDGLAGLAGWRWLFVITGIPAVIMGFLCYRVLRDRPADAKWLTPEERTWLERTMDAEHRRNEQRHSMSILRGLTDVRVLVLCLVFLTVTFGLNGYSIWMPQILATFGWDKLAIGWIGAIPPLLAIVPMLLWTRRSDRRRERVWHFAIPMLVSAAGFLYAAANLHTPLAAMAGFSLAAIGLYAAMSIFFLLPSAMLSGVAAAAGLALINGLGNLGGFFGPQVTGIIKDATGSFVWAVIAFGLVLALGAALAVALSRNRAMREALSDHWQDQEAAALAAGTPGGGK
- a CDS encoding SDR family NAD(P)-dependent oxidoreductase; its protein translation is MTRTVIVSGGASGIGLATVERLLDDGWRAVVADRGTAALDQARARLAGHADVRFEQLDVTDEDAVEAAVARVDEDFGPVRGVVTAAGIGSATSFLDSSPQLFRQVLEVNLTGTFLLARAAARSMVRTGGGAIVTISSVSGTRGSPGRAAYSASKGGVITMTKVMALELGPLGVRANCVAPGATETPLVTEVHTPEVRAAILPAIPLGRYAQPRETAEAIAFLLDERSAFVTGQTLTVDGGQTAGAGWSLPRTEVAS
- a CDS encoding VOC family protein, whose translation is MSRLFGPIRQNGYVVRDVRKAMEHWIEVMGVGPFFFVERLPVQRLRYRDEPSSAAISVALAQSGGVQIELIQQLDDEPSAFRDFRADHGEGLHHVAFWTTDFDTDLTRAERGGLTVVQSGRSGKGGPDERFVYFDTTGHSGTMIELSEISGDKGRVFGKVADAAVGWDGSDPIREMNS